One window from the genome of Phycisphaerales bacterium encodes:
- a CDS encoding ABC transporter ATP-binding protein: protein MTTTATMTDSSSPLRGGAPLMRVENLVKTYHLGRIDVPVLRGVSLAIHTGEFVAILGASGSGKSTLLHLLGGLDRPDRPLQGTIEYDGRALHEMSSGELDKYRNQDVGFVFQFYHLLPELTVVENVLLGPMIRYGRLGYMARAGSLRKDAEELLNTVGLGHRLRHRPAELSGGERQRVAIARALINKPRLLLADEPTGNLDHVTGGKILDMLMEIRRQRHQTMVVVTHDEETAKRADRVIRLMDGRVVQG, encoded by the coding sequence GTGACGACGACCGCGACCATGACCGACTCTTCAAGCCCACTGCGGGGCGGCGCGCCGCTGATGCGAGTGGAGAATCTGGTCAAGACCTACCACCTCGGGCGGATCGACGTGCCGGTGCTGCGCGGCGTGTCCCTGGCGATCCACACGGGCGAGTTCGTGGCGATCCTGGGGGCCTCGGGCTCGGGCAAGTCGACGCTGCTGCACCTGCTGGGCGGGCTTGACCGCCCCGACCGGCCGCTGCAGGGGACCATCGAGTACGACGGGCGGGCGCTGCACGAGATGTCGTCGGGAGAGTTGGACAAGTACCGCAATCAGGATGTCGGCTTCGTGTTCCAGTTCTACCACCTGCTGCCCGAGCTGACGGTGGTGGAGAACGTGCTGCTGGGGCCGATGATCCGCTACGGGCGGCTGGGGTACATGGCGCGGGCGGGCTCCCTGCGGAAAGACGCGGAGGAGCTGCTGAACACCGTGGGTCTGGGCCATCGGCTGCGGCACCGGCCGGCGGAGCTTTCGGGGGGCGAGCGGCAGCGGGTGGCGATCGCGCGGGCGTTGATCAACAAGCCGCGCCTGCTGCTGGCGGACGAGCCGACGGGCAACCTGGATCATGTCACGGGCGGCAAGATCCTGGACATGCTGATGGAGATCCGGCGGCAGCGGCACCAGACGATGGTGGTGGTGACGCACGACGAAGAGACGGCCAAGCGGGCCGACAGGGTCATCCGCCTCATGGACGGGCGGGTGGTGCAGGGATAA